In the Pungitius pungitius chromosome 5, fPunPun2.1, whole genome shotgun sequence genome, one interval contains:
- the LOC119224963 gene encoding ankyrin-1-like isoform X14 has product MAQAAKHLRKNKDLEAQLEQERKEKEEERVKKRSRSRDKKRKAHAVHRWLIDQDSSVSSEMPDGQGVWHYDDEADAGNSFLRAARSGNLDKALDHIKNGIDINTANQNGLNGLHLASKEGHVKMVLELLHNGIVLETTTKKGNTALHIAALAGQEQVVAELVNYGANVNAQSQKGFTPLYMAAQENHLEVVKFLLENGANQSIPTEDGFTPLAVALQQGHENVVALLINYGTKGKVRLPALHIAARNDDTRTAAVLLQNDPNPDVLSKTGFTPLHIAAHYENLNVAQLLLNRGANVNFTPKNGITPLHIAARRGNVIMVRLLLDRGAQIDAKTKDELTPLHCAARNGHVRIIEILLDHGAPIQAKTKNGLSPIHMSAQGDHMDCVKQLLQYNAEIDDITLDHLTPLHVAAHCGHQRMAKVLLDKGAKPNSRALNGFTPLHIACKKNHMRVMDLLLKHSASIEAVTESGLTPLHVASFMGHLNIVKILLQKGASPSASNVKVETPLHMASRAGHYEVAEFLLKNAAPVDAKAKDDQTPLHCAARMGHKEVVKLLLEHKANANSTTTAGHTPLHIAAREGHAQTVRILLDTEAQQTKMTKKGFTPLHVASKYGKVDVAELLLERGANPNAAGKNGLTPLHVAVHHNNLDVVNLLVSKGGSPHSAARNGYTALHIASKQNQVEVANSLLQYGASANAESLQGVTPLHLASQEGRPDMVSLLISKQANVNLGNKSGLTPLHLVGQEGHVGIADILVKQGASVYAATRMGYTPLHVACHYGNIKMVKFLLQQQADVNSKTRLSYTPLHQAAQQGHTDIVTLLLKHGAQPNETTTNGSSALSIAKRLGYISVIDVLKLVTEETVSMTTTEKHRMSFPETVDEILDVSEDEGIAQLTLGEELLGTEGARYMKMDDLKDHDDDFLSPKKSLEYERGLGTANYSPAIPRIPRVSPETVILKEHAMDQHTPLPLPKEYDDDSLIPSSPATETSDNVSPVASPIHTGFLVSFMVDARGGSMRGSRHNGLRVIIPPRTCAAPTRITCRLVKPQKLTSPPPLVEGEGLASRIISLGPAGMQFLGPVIVEIPHFAALGRGDRELVVLRSENGSVWKEHRNRYGDEVLETILNGMDEELESQEELGKKRIRRIISTDFPLYFAVVSRVQQESDLIGPEGGLLSSKLVPLVQASFPETAVTKRVRLGLQAQPVPDELVAKLLGNQANFSPVVTVEPRRRKFHRPIGLCIPLPPSWRDSPRDSGEGDTTSLRLLCSVIGGTAPAQWEDITGTTKLVYAKDSASFTTNVSARFWLADCPRTAEAVSFANLLYRELSAVPYMAKFVVFAKMNEQREGRLRCYCMTDDKMDKTLEQHENFTEVARSRDIEVMEGMPLHLECSGNLLPVRKATQQPRCFSFQAFRDNRLPVSVKVRDSSKEHTGFLSFLRKSTKYEENQHVLCNLNITMPPCIKTAGSEDRRRTLTPLALRERYSALNEPAMASMSAMERTELKMAVIAEQLGLSWAELARELQLSVDDINKIRVENPNSLLEQSSALLNLWATREGKRAKMESLYAALKSIDRMDIVTMLEGQPPQPTRQGSRDFSRRRNNRDNVSPSMTNA; this is encoded by the exons GCAGATGCTGGCAACAGTTTTCTCCGAGCGGCCCGTTCTGGCAACCTGGACAAGGCCCTGGACCATATAAAAAATGGCATTGATATAAATACAGCCAATCAG AATGGGCTCAATGGGTTGCATCTGGCCTCCAAAGAAGGCCACGTTAAAATGGTGTTGGAGCTACTCCACAATGGTATCGTACTGGAGACCACCACAAAG AAAGGGAACACGGCCCTGCACATTGCGGCCCTGGCAGGGCAGGAGCAGGTGGTCGCAGAGCTGGTTAACTACGGGGCCAATGTCAACGCTCAGTCCCAG AAAGGTTTCACTCCACTCTACATGGCCGCACAAGAAAACCATCTAGAGGTTGTGAAGTTTCTTCTGGAGAACGGAGCCAATCAGAGCATTCCGACTGAG GATGGATTCACTCCTCTCGCCGTGGCTCTTCAACAGGGACATGAGAATGTTGTAGCACTGCTCATCAACTACGGCACCAAGGGAAAGGTCCGCCTCCCCGCTCTGCACATTGCAGCACGCAACGACGACACACGCACAGCCGCAGTGCTTCTGCAGAATGACCCCAATCCTGATGTACTCAGCAAG ACAGGATTCACACCCCTTCACATTGCTGCACACTATGAAAACTTAAATGTGGCTCAACTGCTGCTCAATAGAGGAGCCAATGTCAACTTCACCCCAAAG AACGGAATCACTCCTCTGCACATTGCAGCCAGACGGGGGAACGTGATCATGGTCCGACTCCTGCTGGACCGAGGGGCTCAGATTGATGCCAAGACCAAG GATGAGCTGACTCCTCTGCACTGTGCAGCCAGAAATGGTCATGTCAGGATTATAGAGATCCTATTGGACCATGGAGCCCCCATCCAGGCAAAGACCAAG AATGGCCTGTCTCCAATTCACATGTCAGCACAGGGGGACCACATGGACTGTGTCAAGCAACTTCTGCAGTACAATGCAGAGATAGACGATATCACACTGGACCACCTTACCCCTTTGCATGTGGCAGCACACTGTGGCCACCAACGGATGGCCAAAGTACTGCTGGACAAAGGGGCCAAACCCAACTCTCGGGCATTG AATGGCTTTACTCCTTTGCACATTGCTTGTAAAAAGAACCACATGCGGGTGATGGACCTCCTGCTTAAACACTCTGCATCAATAGAGGCTGTGACTGAG TCTGGCCTGACCCCGTTGCATGTGGCATCATTTATGGGTCACCTGAACATTGTGAAGATCCTGCTGCAGAAAGGGGCTTCACCCAGTGCCTCCAATGTG AAAGTGGAGACCCCTCTTCATATGGCGTCTCGGGCAGGACACTATGAGGTGGCAGAGTTTTTACTGAAGAACGCAGCACCTGTGGACGCTAAGGCTAAG GATGACCAAACACCTCTTCATTGTGCTGCTCGGATGGGCCACAAGGAGGtagtgaagctgctgctggagcacaaAGCAAACGCCAACTCCACCACGACAGCAGGCCACACCCCCCTACACATCGCTGCTCGGGAAGGTCACGCACAGACGGTACGCATCCTCCTGGACACGGAGGCTCAGCAGACCAAGATGACGAAG AAAGGGTTCACTCCGCTCCACGTAGCCTCCAAGTACGGCAAGGTGGACGTAGCAGAGCTTCTGTTGGAGAGAGGGGCCAATCCGAATGCTGCTGGGAAG aATGGTCTGACTCCACTGCATGTTGCTGTACATCACAACAACCTGGATGTTGTCAACTTGCTTGTCAGCAAGGGCGGGTCGCCACATAGTGCAGCTAgg AATGGCTACACTGCCCTCCACATAGCATCAAAGCAGAACCAGGTGGAGGTGGCTAACAGCCTGCTGCAGTACGGAGCTTCAGCCAATGCTGAGTCACTGCAGGGAGTCACACCTCTCCACCTGGCCTCGCAGGAAGGAAGGCCCGACATGGTCTCCCTGCTCATCTCCAAACAGGCCAACGTCAACCTCGGAAACAAG AGTGGATTAACTCCACTCCATCTGGTAGGACAGGAAGGACATGTTGGCATTGCCGATATCTTGGTGAAGCAAGGAGCTTCAGTCTACGCTGCCACGCGA ATGGGTTACACACCGCTCCATGTAGCATGTCACTATGGCAACATCAAGATGGTGAAGTTCCTTCTGCAGCAGCAAGCCGACGTCAACAGTAAAACAAGG CTTAGTTACACTCCTCTGCACCAGGCGGCCCAGCAGGGACACACAGACATTGTGACACTGTTGCTGAAGCATGGAGCACAGCCTAACGAGACCACAACA AATGGTTCTTCAGCTCTTTCCATCGCTAAGAGGTTGGGCTACATCTCCGTGATTGATGTCCTCAAGCTCGTCACTGAAGAGacggtttccatg ACGACCACTGAAAAACATCGCATGAGTTTCCCAGAAACAGTGGATGAAATACTGGACGTGTCTGAGGATGAAG GAATTGCACAGCTAACATTAG GAGAGGAGCTCTTGGGGACAGAAGGGGCCAGGTACATGAAGATGGATGACTTGAAAGACCATGATGACGATTTCCTCTCCCCAAAGAAATCTCTGGAGTACGAGAGAGGGCTGGGCACAGC GAATTACTCACCAGCCATTCCCAGGATCCCCAGAGTCTCTCCAGAGACCGTTATCCTGAAAGAGCACGCGATGGATCAG CACACTCCGCTTCCACTGCCCAAAGAATATGATGATGACTCATTGATCCCCAGCAGCCCGGCGACTGAGACGTCCGACAATGTCAGCCCAGTCGCCAGTCCTATACACACAGG GTTCCTGGTCAGTTTCATGGTCGACGCTCGAGGCGGCTCAATGCGAGGCAGCAGGCATAACGGCCTGCGCGTCATCATACCTCCGCGGACCTGCGCGGCTCCCACCCGTATCACCTGCCGCCTGGTGAAGCCGCAGAAGCTGACCAGCCCCCCTCCgttggtggagggggaggggctggccagcaggatcatctccCTGGGGCCGGCCGGGATGCAGTTCCTGGG ACCGGTGATTGTGGAGATCCCCCACTTTGCTGCTCTGGGTCGTGGTGATCGGGAGCTCGTGGTGCTGAGGAGTGAGAATGGCTCAGTGTGGAAAGAGCATCGCAATCGCTACGGAGACGAGGTGCTGGAAACAATCCTCAACGGGATGGATGAGG AATTAGAAAGTCAAGAGGAGCTCGGGAAGAAGCGGATCCGTCGCATCATCTCCACAGACTTCCCTCTTTACTTTGCTGTTGTATCACGAGTCCAGCAAGAAAGCGACCTTATTGGGCCCGAAGGAGGTTTGCTGTCAAGTAAACTGGTGCCATTGGTCCAGGCATCATTCCCTGAGACGGCAGTCACCAAACGAGTCCGCCTGGGGCTGCAG GCTCAGCCAGTTCCAGATGAGCTGGTTGCCAAGCTGCTGGGTAACCAGGCAAACTTTAGCCCTGTGGTAACCGTGGAGCCGCGGCGACGCAAGTTTCACCGGCCCATCGGCTTGTGCATACCCCTGCCCCCGTCCTGGAGGGACAGCCCCCGAGACTCCGGGGAGGGCGACACCACCAGTCTGCGTCTGCTCTGCTCCGTCATAG GCGGCACAGCCCCGGCTCAATGGGAAGACATTACAGGCACCACCAAGCTTGTGTACGCTAAAGACAGTGCCAGTTTCACCACCAATGTTTCAGCACG ATTCTGGCTCGCAGACTGTCCTCGTACAGCGGAGGCCGTCTCCTTCGCCAACCTGCTCTACAGAGAGCTGTCGGCCGTACCCTACATGGCCAAGTTCGTGGTGTTTGCAAAGATGAATGAGCAGCGAGAGGGCCGCCTGCGCTGCTACTGCATGACCGACGATAAGATGGATAAAACCTTGGAACAGCATGAGAACTTCACAGAGGTGGCTCGCAGCAGAGATATAGAG GTGATGGAGGGGATGCCGCTTCACCTGGAGTGCTCAGGGAATCTGCTTCCCGTGAGGAAAGCCACCCAGCAGCCTCGATGCTTCAGCTTTCAGGCCTTCAGAGATAAtcgacttcctgtctctgttaAG GTGAGAGACAGCAGTAAAGAACACACGGGATTTCTGTCTTTCCTGCGCAAGTCCACCAAATATGAGGAGAACCAACATGTGCTCTGTAACCTCAACATCACCATGCCTCCATGTATCAAG ACCGCTGGAAGTGAAGACCGGAGGCGAACTCTGACCCCGCTGGCTTTAAGAGAAAGATACAGCGCCCTTAATGAACCTGCCATGG CGTCAATGAGTGCCATGGAGAGGACAGAGTTGAAGATGGCTGTGATAGCAGAGCAATTGGGGCTGAGCTGGGCTG AGTTGGCACGCGAGCTTCAGCTCAGCGTGGATGACATCAATAAGATACGTGTGGAGAATCCTAACTCGCTGCTGGAGCAGAGCTCTGCGCTGCTCAACCTCTGGGCCACCCGCGAGGGCAAGAGGGCCAAGA TGGAAAGCTTGTACGCAGCTCTGAAAAGTATTGACCGTATGGACATAGTCACCATGTTGGAGGGCCAGCCGCCCCAGCCCACCAGGCAGGGCTCCCGCGATTTCAGCAGGCGTCGGAACAATAGAGACAACGTCTCCCCTAGTATGACGAATG CCTAG